Proteins co-encoded in one Corynebacterium lujinxingii genomic window:
- a CDS encoding glycosyltransferase produces the protein MQKTVPVIALTKCGIGIFDLDWWVPRLGLFKSVTLPSVLQASEGYEFHWFILLDEDMPPEALESLRTAIDETGGTEKVHLQFVRTSIEANRAGLNAMRSIVGDHQRALVIRIDDDDAVSREAFTTALDAIDDRGRPAVVSLAEGYIFDAPGIVYGEWASPNQTSNTYYYGNLAEVRRVIWHNHTKALFNAKRFGYQSKSVLGKGRNFLYTVHRQADGSYEERQQRIQEWSDVDDQLADEFALDVEGLAEWQNYQRTAKRTLGLTWRRAMPEVTRIRELYAEIDKLKREIVKTNSTLFDPKTPFLYLLDPAIPPASVKKGKVRFRGVATPGSRLDLSLAGKSSNYKLFRTVDVDDRTGEFDFHCGFNAATWKVRLDVVDRETEKVLKTWEFKLTVR, from the coding sequence ATGCAGAAAACGGTTCCCGTAATCGCGCTTACCAAGTGTGGAATTGGAATTTTCGATCTTGACTGGTGGGTTCCTCGACTCGGTCTTTTCAAGTCGGTAACTCTGCCGAGCGTGCTCCAAGCATCCGAAGGGTATGAATTTCACTGGTTCATACTTCTCGACGAAGATATGCCGCCTGAGGCGCTGGAATCTTTGCGTACTGCGATTGACGAAACGGGAGGCACTGAGAAAGTTCACCTGCAATTCGTGCGCACCTCAATCGAAGCGAACCGTGCGGGCTTGAATGCGATGCGGTCGATAGTCGGTGATCATCAGAGGGCACTAGTTATCCGGATCGACGATGACGATGCGGTGTCCCGCGAAGCGTTTACGACTGCGCTGGACGCTATTGATGATCGTGGACGGCCTGCGGTGGTCTCGCTGGCTGAGGGCTACATTTTCGATGCCCCTGGAATTGTGTATGGCGAGTGGGCGTCCCCAAATCAGACCAGTAACACTTACTACTACGGCAACCTCGCAGAAGTCCGACGGGTCATTTGGCACAACCACACGAAGGCGCTTTTTAACGCAAAACGTTTTGGGTATCAGTCGAAGTCGGTGCTTGGGAAGGGGAGGAACTTCCTTTATACGGTTCATCGCCAAGCCGACGGCTCCTATGAGGAACGTCAACAGAGGATTCAGGAATGGTCGGACGTTGATGACCAGCTCGCTGACGAGTTTGCGCTAGATGTTGAAGGGTTGGCCGAGTGGCAGAATTATCAGCGTACTGCTAAGCGTACGTTGGGATTGACGTGGCGCAGAGCCATGCCCGAAGTCACTCGGATTCGGGAGCTTTATGCTGAAATCGATAAGCTGAAACGCGAAATCGTTAAGACCAATAGCACCCTGTTTGATCCTAAGACTCCGTTCCTGTACTTGCTGGATCCGGCAATCCCCCCTGCATCGGTCAAGAAGGGCAAGGTGCGTTTCAGGGGAGTCGCCACACCTGGTTCGCGTCTGGACCTGTCGCTAGCTGGTAAAAGCTCGAACTACAAGTTGTTCAGGACGGTGGACGTAGATGACCGCACTGGAGAATTTGATTTTCACTGCGGCTTTAACGCAGCGACATGGAAGGTGCGGTTAGATGTGGTCGATAGGGAGACCGAAAAGGTGCTGAAGACGTGGGAGTTTAAACTCACTGTGCGTTAA
- a CDS encoding glycosyltransferase family 2 protein, whose protein sequence is MKDAAVQKQLDRLTELEAKAEATKSASRDLRSYTRTLAYHDALSGKHAFFDPTNSRDAYEQRVDFYDSEFSQRLDEMLAEADSLPSISRQRWDKRRNVRIGIIADKFLYESLRVAADFVPLTPENLEEEIPTLDLLLVVSAWRGLEDEWHGFGGVNSEGRRLFSENAAPLARSLDIPIVFYSKEDPPNFAKFLGLAKEADFIFTSAEEMVPKYQEAVGDGTPVEALPFAVNFERTNPVGSERFDGNDVVFAGSWLAHKYKTRAQAAKKIFKGVQDSHLDLSIFDRNADLDQSDFKSDLSRYNFPDDFLPHLRRPISHEDVHRIQRLLPFGVNLNSVTASSTMFANRVVELLATGTTVLSNYSNGVNSLYPYVAIVDSEIDAQQFVDNLSTEYFRYGRASGIRDVFLNDTAFERVDQILDVVGVPYTRTDHRILVVADDEQDFADFVASQDGDFDFEWVTRDELAKTQGSKNGDVVVFANNLSLNSPFLVADAVAAFRYSDADAVELCSVDDPRTCYEFVEPGPRSTLQVVWLEPGKTFNTTPIERKILARTAAVANTVVSSPEAKDLTVIVPVYNNGRFLIHKCFQSLRRSSVFSTAEILLVDDGSTDKETLHALAVLEQVYENVSVFRFPPGGSGSASRPRNKGLELARTKFVTYLDPDNEQVEDAYIQLLELMRSEPLSFALGNMVKFKGTRSVINNSWHLKKSLKSAGIERIGEGVYHLGGNNRDLLATAEYQPMSIQALIADTAWLRSTGIEQPEGAVGQDSYFFQQMLYYAETIAVVPNPVHVYYAEVANSTVNSISAKFYRKYLPLEESRSSWLKEIGLIDHYSDTRFLAFLQKWYLVKLRNVVGEDRAESISCIYEIASMYGPRVTENPQFQSLMAEAEEEVRQ, encoded by the coding sequence GTGAAGGACGCGGCCGTACAAAAGCAGTTAGATCGCCTAACTGAGCTGGAAGCTAAAGCCGAAGCAACCAAATCGGCGTCCCGGGACCTTCGTTCGTACACTCGCACACTGGCATACCACGATGCTCTGTCGGGCAAGCACGCTTTTTTTGACCCCACTAATTCTCGCGACGCCTACGAACAGCGCGTGGACTTTTATGACAGCGAGTTTTCGCAACGACTAGACGAGATGTTGGCAGAGGCTGATTCCCTGCCATCTATAAGCCGCCAGCGCTGGGACAAGCGTAGGAACGTTCGAATTGGCATCATCGCCGATAAATTTCTTTACGAATCACTTCGAGTTGCGGCAGATTTCGTGCCTTTGACCCCGGAGAATTTAGAAGAAGAGATTCCGACGTTGGACCTCCTGCTCGTGGTTTCCGCTTGGAGAGGGCTGGAGGACGAATGGCATGGGTTCGGTGGGGTGAATTCTGAAGGGCGTCGGCTTTTTTCCGAAAACGCTGCGCCGCTTGCTCGGTCGCTTGACATCCCGATCGTTTTTTATTCGAAGGAAGACCCGCCAAACTTTGCGAAGTTCCTTGGTCTTGCGAAGGAAGCGGACTTCATCTTCACGTCCGCTGAAGAAATGGTGCCCAAGTACCAGGAAGCCGTGGGCGATGGAACGCCGGTCGAGGCCTTGCCCTTCGCGGTCAACTTCGAGCGAACCAATCCCGTTGGAAGTGAGCGATTTGACGGTAACGATGTAGTTTTTGCGGGATCGTGGCTCGCACACAAATACAAAACTCGCGCACAAGCGGCAAAGAAAATCTTTAAGGGGGTCCAGGATTCCCACCTCGACCTGTCGATCTTCGACCGCAATGCGGATTTGGACCAGAGCGATTTCAAAAGCGATCTATCCCGTTATAATTTCCCAGATGACTTTCTTCCGCATCTGCGGAGACCGATCTCGCACGAAGACGTTCATCGCATTCAACGGCTTCTCCCCTTTGGGGTAAACCTGAATTCAGTTACGGCGAGCTCCACCATGTTCGCTAATCGCGTTGTGGAGCTGTTGGCGACCGGTACGACCGTTTTGTCTAATTACAGCAACGGAGTGAATTCCCTTTACCCGTATGTTGCAATCGTCGATTCTGAAATAGACGCCCAGCAGTTCGTTGACAACTTGAGCACGGAGTATTTCCGCTACGGTCGAGCAAGCGGCATCCGAGACGTATTCCTCAACGACACTGCCTTTGAACGTGTCGATCAGATCCTCGATGTGGTTGGAGTGCCTTACACCAGAACCGATCACCGCATTCTCGTAGTCGCCGATGACGAGCAAGACTTCGCAGATTTCGTGGCTTCTCAGGACGGAGACTTCGACTTTGAATGGGTCACTCGAGACGAGCTTGCAAAAACACAGGGCAGCAAGAATGGCGATGTCGTTGTCTTCGCCAACAACCTATCGCTCAATTCTCCTTTTTTGGTTGCAGACGCGGTTGCCGCTTTCCGCTACAGCGACGCCGACGCAGTAGAGCTTTGTTCAGTTGATGACCCGCGGACTTGCTATGAATTCGTGGAGCCGGGGCCGAGGTCGACCCTGCAAGTTGTTTGGCTGGAGCCGGGGAAGACCTTTAACACCACCCCCATTGAGCGGAAAATTTTGGCGAGGACCGCTGCGGTTGCAAATACAGTAGTTTCTTCGCCGGAGGCAAAGGATCTGACAGTAATTGTGCCGGTCTACAACAACGGCCGATTCCTCATTCACAAGTGCTTCCAATCCCTGCGGAGGAGTTCGGTATTCTCAACGGCAGAGATTCTTCTGGTTGACGACGGGTCGACAGACAAGGAAACGCTTCATGCATTAGCCGTGCTTGAGCAGGTTTACGAGAATGTCTCAGTTTTCCGGTTCCCACCAGGGGGATCGGGTAGCGCTTCTCGCCCTCGGAACAAAGGCCTTGAGCTCGCGCGCACAAAGTTCGTTACTTACCTAGATCCGGACAACGAACAAGTAGAAGATGCTTATATCCAGCTTCTTGAGCTAATGCGCTCTGAGCCACTCTCATTCGCACTTGGAAACATGGTGAAGTTCAAAGGGACCCGAAGTGTCATCAACAATTCGTGGCACCTCAAGAAGTCTCTCAAATCTGCTGGGATCGAACGAATCGGAGAGGGAGTGTACCACCTGGGCGGCAATAACCGGGACTTGCTGGCTACAGCCGAGTATCAGCCGATGAGCATTCAAGCGCTCATTGCTGATACCGCTTGGCTCCGCAGCACTGGTATTGAGCAGCCGGAGGGTGCTGTAGGACAGGATTCCTACTTCTTCCAGCAAATGCTTTACTACGCCGAAACCATCGCAGTCGTACCGAATCCGGTTCACGTCTACTATGCGGAGGTTGCCAACTCGACAGTGAACTCTATTTCGGCGAAGTTCTATAGAAAGTATTTGCCGTTAGAGGAGTCTCGATCTTCCTGGCTGAAAGAGATCGGCCTCATCGACCATTACTCCGATACGCGATTCTTGGCGTTCCTTCAAAAATGGTACTTGGTGAAGCTGAGAAATGTTGTTGGCGAAGATCGCGCAGAGAGTATTTCATGTATTTATGAGATTGCTTCAATGTACGGTCCGCGGGTTACGGAAAACCCACAGTTCCAAAGCTTAATGGCTGAAGCAGAAGAGGAAGTTCGCCAGTGA
- a CDS encoding DUF6270 domain-containing protein — protein MTSPKYSLLIVGGCVSRDTVDPLLGKSLELKRYVARQSFISAGTDATKLVPKVDLRSQFQRRMLEADLAGSLFRDVEENSEVDLVLWDLNIERLGAWQFDVDSFATDSGEFRRLENYSSITTGVPHIDFGEEDHFRIWKERFFQFKDLLQRNELVEKTLLLAPDWALVDETGETVGLFEAVKAGAYNAIYRRYWDFAEANGFEVLRMQDTVADSHHKWGPAPFHYTEDVYDVFRETIMGKLA, from the coding sequence GTGACATCACCGAAATACAGTCTGCTCATTGTTGGCGGCTGCGTTAGTCGCGACACGGTCGACCCTCTTCTGGGAAAGTCCCTTGAGCTCAAGCGGTACGTAGCACGTCAATCCTTCATCTCTGCCGGCACTGATGCAACGAAACTGGTTCCCAAAGTCGACCTGCGCAGTCAATTTCAGCGTCGAATGCTCGAAGCCGATCTGGCGGGCTCGCTATTTCGTGATGTCGAAGAGAATTCGGAAGTCGACTTAGTGCTGTGGGATTTGAATATTGAACGACTCGGCGCTTGGCAGTTCGATGTCGACTCGTTTGCTACAGACAGTGGTGAGTTTAGGCGGTTGGAGAACTACAGCAGCATCACCACCGGTGTCCCCCATATCGACTTCGGCGAAGAGGATCACTTCCGAATATGGAAGGAGCGATTCTTCCAGTTTAAGGACCTGCTCCAAAGGAACGAACTAGTTGAAAAGACGCTACTGTTAGCTCCTGACTGGGCATTGGTTGATGAGACTGGTGAGACTGTCGGATTGTTTGAGGCGGTCAAGGCTGGTGCGTATAACGCGATCTACCGGCGGTACTGGGACTTCGCAGAGGCAAACGGATTTGAGGTTCTGCGGATGCAAGATACAGTCGCTGATTCCCATCACAAGTGGGGGCCTGCGCCGTTTCACTACACTGAAGACGTTTATGATGTCTTCCGGGAAACCATAATGGGGAAATTGGCATAA
- a CDS encoding ABC transporter permease, producing the protein MSTVQQKLIEVDDTFLRRLSARPGLGRYLAQLWQRRHFIWAEARNKAFSRGRDMYLGRAWIVLQPILDTAVYILVFGVVLNISKNIDYFIGYLVIGVIFFNFITRGLNSGAGLIQSSKGMISSFSFPKAALPISLTVKQLLDNVAPAIVGLLIAFLYHGLTPSPAILTVPVFFLMIHLFSLGAMLIVARITAFIPDLKALVSTFTRGLFFVSGVFFDIHRFDSNETIQSIMLANPAYQFLTAVREATIYQTVPPLGRWLYLAAWTFGLLIIGLIFFWEAEERYARVR; encoded by the coding sequence GTGAGTACGGTGCAACAAAAACTCATCGAGGTCGATGACACCTTTTTGAGGAGACTTAGCGCCAGGCCAGGCCTAGGCAGATATCTCGCACAACTTTGGCAACGCCGCCATTTTATTTGGGCTGAGGCTAGGAACAAGGCTTTTTCACGAGGTAGGGACATGTACCTCGGGCGAGCGTGGATTGTGCTTCAACCGATTCTTGATACCGCCGTTTACATCCTTGTCTTTGGTGTTGTCCTCAACATCTCAAAGAATATTGACTATTTCATTGGCTATCTGGTTATCGGTGTTATTTTCTTCAACTTCATCACTAGAGGTCTGAATTCTGGTGCTGGATTGATTCAAAGCTCGAAAGGAATGATCTCGTCATTCTCATTCCCGAAGGCGGCGCTCCCCATCTCACTGACTGTCAAGCAGCTGCTTGACAATGTCGCGCCAGCGATAGTCGGTCTTCTCATTGCGTTTTTGTACCACGGGCTGACGCCTAGCCCTGCGATCCTCACGGTGCCCGTCTTTTTCCTGATGATCCATTTGTTCTCTCTAGGAGCAATGTTGATCGTCGCAAGAATTACGGCGTTCATTCCCGATCTGAAGGCCCTTGTATCTACTTTTACTCGCGGTTTGTTCTTCGTTTCAGGCGTGTTCTTCGACATCCACCGATTCGATTCGAATGAGACCATTCAGTCCATCATGCTCGCAAATCCCGCCTACCAGTTCTTAACAGCGGTACGTGAGGCAACCATTTATCAAACCGTTCCTCCCCTCGGCCGATGGCTCTATCTCGCTGCTTGGACATTTGGTCTACTCATTATCGGTTTGATCTTCTTCTGGGAAGCTGAAGAGAGGTACGCGCGTGTCAGGTAA
- a CDS encoding ABC transporter ATP-binding protein has product MKSVSFVSYRGESVGILGKNGSGKSTLLRIIAGNESPTSGLVRVSAEPRLLGVSAALQGALTGRENVRLGLLAMGLHPDEVAQLEDSVIEWADLTDSIDRPLRTYSSGMSARLKFSIATSVRAEILLVDEALSTGDSTFTSKAKKRMDSFLDKSGTVFLVSHGAKTIQDNCSRALWLHEGEIIADGPAESLTKRYRVWSNRAATGKDDEAEKIIRETAASYTPPTIRLSSETASR; this is encoded by the coding sequence TTGAAGTCCGTTTCGTTCGTCTCCTACCGAGGCGAATCCGTCGGCATTTTAGGCAAGAACGGCTCAGGCAAATCTACCCTGCTGCGGATCATCGCCGGAAACGAGTCTCCTACCTCTGGACTCGTACGAGTATCTGCTGAACCACGGCTCCTGGGCGTGTCAGCCGCACTTCAAGGGGCTTTGACTGGAAGGGAAAACGTAAGACTTGGCTTGCTTGCCATGGGACTACATCCTGACGAAGTTGCGCAACTGGAAGACTCCGTAATCGAATGGGCCGACTTAACGGATTCCATCGATCGGCCACTGCGTACTTATTCCTCTGGTATGTCTGCCCGTCTGAAGTTCTCCATCGCAACATCAGTGCGTGCCGAAATCTTGCTCGTGGATGAAGCTCTGTCCACAGGAGATTCCACTTTCACCTCAAAAGCTAAGAAGCGAATGGATTCATTCCTCGATAAATCTGGCACTGTTTTCCTTGTGTCGCACGGAGCAAAGACGATTCAGGACAATTGCTCACGTGCGCTGTGGCTTCACGAGGGAGAAATCATCGCAGACGGCCCCGCCGAGTCGCTTACGAAGCGATACAGAGTGTGGAGTAACCGAGCAGCCACCGGCAAGGACGACGAGGCTGAGAAGATCATTCGCGAAACAGCGGCTTCCTATACCCCTCCCACAATCCGTCTTTCAAGCGAAACTGCATCCCGCTAA
- a CDS encoding glycosyltransferase family protein — MVNFREQARSMSDDVSRFVNVMRRQGARKAAEKAAFALSRRIAPRPLGEWSDVEEITPAPNPRKPFQRITVGSILDEFSERAWGYEFDLRPVNPGETFVPNAQSGERPFELLFVESAWNGNGGKWQYQLTGENAPSLALKELVDWCKASGIPTVFWNKEDPAHFDDFIETAKLFDFVFTTDANLVPQYEAALPSAKVGVLPFAAQPVLHNPILKAGEERRGDIAFAGTYFAHKFESRQQQIALVLDAAVRASRSLKDGLVVFSRFAGKEDKYQFPSEYERYVEGALPYNKMLSAFKRFKVVLNVNTITQSPTMCSRRIFEAGASGAVVVSTDSVALHEMFREDEVPIIRDVEGGSYLLRSIVNSPEVRDRISHRAQRKIWENHTYTDRAFTLLRAIGLAEEQSDARPKVSILASTNRPQQLSHLFSQVARQRNVEVELMMMLHGIDEQPQAVRAQFPEGVTGQVFQAPKSWSLGKCMNHLVGKATGDFMAKFDDDDLYFENYLRDQINALEYSGADIVGKRASYLHHGQSDSFLLRNPAHEMCFTDFVAGPTLVWRRQVTEGLAFPDRTKGEDTAFLNGAVKSGYTIYSADRFNFVQMRSPSVAHTWEVDDEVIFANARVIAIGSGILNVGC, encoded by the coding sequence ATGGTCAATTTTCGAGAACAAGCTCGTTCGATGAGCGACGACGTGTCCCGCTTCGTGAATGTGATGCGAAGGCAGGGGGCACGGAAAGCAGCAGAAAAAGCTGCTTTCGCACTGTCACGACGCATCGCGCCGAGACCCCTGGGTGAGTGGTCTGACGTTGAAGAGATCACTCCTGCGCCCAACCCGAGAAAACCCTTTCAAAGAATAACGGTCGGATCGATTCTCGATGAGTTTTCCGAGCGAGCGTGGGGGTACGAGTTTGACCTGCGCCCAGTGAATCCCGGCGAGACCTTTGTACCCAATGCACAAAGCGGCGAGCGGCCATTCGAGCTCCTATTCGTCGAATCTGCGTGGAATGGCAACGGAGGCAAGTGGCAGTATCAGCTGACTGGAGAAAACGCGCCGTCTCTAGCTCTAAAAGAATTGGTGGATTGGTGCAAAGCTAGTGGCATTCCGACGGTGTTCTGGAATAAAGAAGATCCGGCTCACTTCGACGACTTCATCGAAACGGCGAAACTCTTCGATTTCGTGTTCACGACAGACGCGAACTTGGTCCCGCAGTATGAGGCCGCTTTGCCAAGTGCAAAAGTGGGCGTCCTACCGTTCGCTGCTCAGCCGGTTCTTCATAATCCGATTTTGAAAGCAGGGGAGGAACGCCGGGGCGATATTGCATTCGCCGGCACGTATTTTGCACATAAATTTGAATCGCGCCAACAGCAGATCGCACTTGTTTTAGATGCTGCGGTGCGAGCATCTCGAAGCCTTAAGGACGGTTTAGTAGTCTTTTCCCGCTTTGCAGGAAAAGAAGATAAATACCAGTTTCCCTCAGAATACGAGCGCTATGTAGAAGGTGCGTTGCCGTACAACAAAATGTTGTCGGCTTTCAAAAGGTTCAAAGTTGTTCTAAACGTCAACACGATCACACAAAGCCCTACGATGTGCAGCCGTCGTATTTTCGAAGCAGGTGCGTCCGGTGCGGTGGTCGTTTCAACTGACAGTGTCGCTTTACATGAAATGTTCAGGGAGGATGAGGTCCCAATCATCCGCGATGTGGAGGGGGGCAGCTATTTGCTTCGAAGCATCGTCAATTCCCCAGAAGTTCGAGATCGAATCAGCCACAGGGCACAACGGAAAATTTGGGAGAATCACACCTATACCGATCGCGCCTTCACTCTTCTTCGTGCGATTGGATTGGCTGAGGAGCAAAGCGATGCACGACCGAAGGTGTCGATTCTGGCCTCGACAAACCGCCCGCAACAGTTGAGTCATCTCTTCTCACAGGTTGCGCGGCAACGTAATGTCGAGGTTGAGCTCATGATGATGCTTCATGGAATCGACGAACAACCGCAGGCGGTCAGGGCGCAGTTTCCTGAAGGGGTTACAGGACAGGTCTTCCAGGCACCGAAGTCTTGGTCCCTCGGTAAATGTATGAATCACCTGGTGGGCAAAGCAACCGGCGACTTTATGGCCAAGTTTGATGACGATGACCTCTACTTTGAAAACTACCTGCGGGATCAGATAAATGCACTTGAGTACTCCGGCGCCGACATCGTAGGTAAGCGGGCATCGTACTTGCACCATGGGCAGTCTGACAGCTTCTTGCTCAGGAATCCAGCCCACGAAATGTGTTTTACGGATTTTGTGGCAGGTCCGACACTAGTCTGGCGCCGCCAGGTGACTGAAGGGTTGGCGTTTCCGGATCGCACCAAGGGCGAAGACACGGCGTTTCTCAACGGTGCGGTCAAGAGCGGATACACCATCTATTCCGCGGACCGCTTTAACTTCGTTCAGATGCGGTCGCCTTCAGTAGCACACACTTGGGAAGTCGACGACGAAGTTATCTTTGCGAATGCCCGGGTAATTGCGATCGGATCGGGCATACTCAACGTCGGGTGTTAG
- a CDS encoding glycosyltransferase family 4 protein, producing MRTQKILQEIRQQDVAVYPATRMGYPATIGVIPAQNSVSVDGIDYFLLLPSRMSLRRGKNRREAINLLAEIARQLDITLLHTTTDFRNASLISEVAQILGIPWVYEVRGERDKTLELESSEQRSRDFLAEFRRRETLAMQAASAVLVLSDVSRRRVEERGVPKDNIYVVPNGFDRDEAIEAPTKDFARKNIGIPSSTKLIGTITSVVDYEGLDSLILALEFLDEHTKALIVGNGSELPALQHLVEERGLTDRVVFAGKQDPQAIPEWCAALDVFVLPRRDYEVCRAVTPLKPMLAMGMNIPVVASDLPAVREATGELALYVPPDDPEALSEAIRKVLADPDHFYGHQLEAFLATRTWQASAQRLIEAYEEIVSPEA from the coding sequence GTGCGTACTCAAAAAATTCTCCAAGAAATTAGGCAGCAAGATGTAGCTGTCTACCCAGCTACAAGAATGGGATATCCGGCGACAATCGGCGTAATTCCCGCACAGAATTCCGTATCAGTTGACGGCATCGATTACTTCTTGTTGCTACCCAGCCGGATGTCTTTGCGGAGAGGCAAGAATCGACGTGAGGCCATTAATTTGCTTGCCGAGATAGCACGGCAGCTCGATATCACCCTGTTGCACACGACGACAGACTTTAGAAATGCGAGCTTGATCAGCGAGGTCGCACAGATCCTTGGGATCCCATGGGTTTACGAAGTGCGCGGGGAGCGCGATAAGACACTGGAGTTAGAGAGCTCGGAGCAAAGAAGTAGGGATTTTCTCGCAGAGTTCAGAAGACGCGAAACCCTAGCTATGCAAGCGGCTTCTGCAGTCCTTGTGCTCAGCGACGTGTCACGGCGTCGCGTTGAAGAACGCGGAGTTCCGAAAGACAACATTTACGTTGTTCCGAATGGATTCGATCGTGATGAGGCTATAGAAGCCCCTACCAAGGATTTCGCAAGGAAAAATATCGGGATCCCGTCGAGCACAAAGCTGATTGGGACAATCACCTCGGTTGTTGACTATGAGGGGCTCGATTCGCTTATCTTAGCCTTGGAATTCCTTGATGAACACACCAAAGCATTGATAGTCGGTAACGGCTCTGAGCTTCCCGCCCTACAACATTTAGTAGAGGAGAGGGGTTTAACAGATCGAGTTGTCTTTGCAGGCAAGCAAGACCCCCAAGCTATTCCTGAGTGGTGTGCTGCATTAGACGTGTTTGTGTTGCCACGAAGAGACTATGAAGTATGCAGGGCAGTCACCCCGCTAAAACCGATGCTTGCGATGGGAATGAATATCCCAGTGGTTGCCTCCGACCTTCCTGCGGTTAGAGAAGCTACTGGTGAGTTGGCTCTGTATGTTCCACCCGATGATCCTGAAGCATTGAGCGAAGCGATCCGGAAGGTACTCGCGGATCCAGACCACTTTTATGGTCATCAGCTGGAGGCGTTCTTGGCTACACGGACATGGCAGGCTAGTGCTCAACGACTAATCGAAGCTTACGAAGAAATTGTCTCGCCCGAAGCGTAG
- a CDS encoding glycosyltransferase codes for MKASLESRRELSTRGNSPEVVVIRNVFPVASQPTKDRGNHRKDGHLNVLYAGTIGRAQNLQNALEAAKLAKLQGLHVHMIFVGAGAARELLQEKAQEYGVDARFIRLKPAELLNAYYDWADTALVHLAEWEPLRRTVPSKTYELLFNRIHISGVVEGEAADLISSLGGGDVVPPQDPLALAKLWVSLGNNPQRLRVGTTGRDWVIREREEMTPVRLLQIMEQIEASDGNAPS; via the coding sequence TTGAAAGCATCTCTGGAGTCGCGCCGTGAATTGTCCACGCGAGGAAACAGTCCAGAAGTCGTAGTAATCCGAAATGTGTTTCCAGTAGCTAGTCAGCCAACGAAAGATAGGGGGAATCATCGAAAAGACGGCCACTTAAACGTGCTGTACGCCGGCACCATAGGCCGCGCACAAAACCTGCAAAACGCATTGGAAGCTGCCAAGCTGGCCAAGCTACAGGGGCTTCACGTTCATATGATATTCGTTGGTGCGGGTGCAGCCCGTGAGCTGCTCCAGGAGAAGGCTCAGGAGTATGGAGTCGACGCTCGTTTTATTCGCCTTAAGCCGGCAGAACTTTTGAACGCGTATTACGACTGGGCTGACACAGCGCTGGTGCACTTGGCTGAATGGGAACCGCTGCGACGCACGGTCCCGTCCAAGACATATGAGTTACTCTTTAACCGGATTCATATTTCGGGGGTTGTGGAGGGGGAGGCCGCTGATCTGATCTCAAGCCTGGGCGGCGGAGACGTTGTGCCACCGCAGGATCCATTGGCGCTCGCAAAGTTATGGGTGTCGCTCGGCAATAACCCGCAGCGCCTCAGAGTCGGAACCACCGGCCGTGATTGGGTGATTCGGGAGCGTGAAGAAATGACACCTGTGCGATTGCTGCAGATAATGGAGCAGATCGAAGCATCGGATGGTAATGCGCCCAGCTAG